In Rhinolophus ferrumequinum isolate MPI-CBG mRhiFer1 chromosome 18, mRhiFer1_v1.p, whole genome shotgun sequence, a genomic segment contains:
- the LOC117038163 gene encoding zinc finger protein 77 — translation MSPLSPITLSCGAEGRRGGHRELGARPEMDTVVFADVAVNFTREEWALLDGAQRKLYREVMLETCRNLASVDYYSEIKTGESRSQWMFLDNNMSNEGKTVRFLRIDSRSVIGENKLMNNNGNRQLTQETPFRNLLPERLCKANEDDQCVHTLNNVTSLSVCEKCPSRVQPCEYTQSGKVLLECSFFQNQERCQTGSTLHLCEECGQAGRCILCLSSHVGTDLVEKPCIIQDSERVCKKSVKNLCGEKSFFQCSKCGKAFSCSSSLQAHVRMHVGDKPYECDQCGKAFSFPSVLHEHVRIHTGEKPYVCKECGKGFKISRVLRDHVKTHSGEKPYECKECGKAFSLSYCLRSHLITHSGVKAYKCKECGKAFSFQSTLRRHEITHSGEKPYACEQCGKAFSKRCSLKSHLRTHTGEKPYECKVCGKAFSFSSSLRSHVRIHSGEKPYECKECGKAFTVLSTLRMHARTHTGEKPYECEQCGKAFSQRWSLKSHFRKHTGEKPYECEQCGNSFSFLSNLRMHVRTHSWEKPYECEQCGKAFSQRCSLKTHSRIHTGEKPYECQQCDKAFCAPSSLYRHVGRHRRETPMNVSNVVTFSAFTTPLKNM, via the exons GACACGGTGGTCTTTGCGGATGTGGCTGTGAACTTCACCCGGGAAGAGTGGGCTTTGCTGGATGGTGCTCAGAGGAAGCTCTACAGAGAAGTGATGCTGGAGACCTGCCGGAACCTGGCCTCCGTGG ATTATTACAGTGAAATTAAAACCGGTGAGTCACGTTCTCAATGGATGTTTTTGGACAATAATATGTCCAATGAAGGAAAAACAGTGAGATTTCTAAGAATTGATTCTCGATCAGTTATTGGAGAAAACAAGTTGATGAATAATAATGGAAATCGTCAGCTAACCCAGGAGACTCCTTTTAG AAATCTTTTGCCGGAGAGGCTCTGTAAAGCTAATGAAGATGATCAATGTGTACATACCCTGAACAACGTTAcatctctttctgtgtgtgaGAAGTGCCCAAGTAGAGTTCAACCTTGTGAATACACTCAGTCTGGGAAAGTcctcctggaatgttctttctttcAGAATCAGGAAAGATGTCAAACAGGGTCTACATTGCATCTGTGTGAGGAATGTGGGCAAGCTGGCAGGTGTATCTTATGCCTAAGCTCTCACGTGGGAACAGACCTTGTAGAGAAACCCTGTATAATTCAGGATAGTGAGAGAGTGTGCAAGAAATCTGTGAAGAACCTCTGTGGTGAGAAATCTTTTTTCCAGTGTAGCAAatgtggaaaagctttcagttgttCCTCCTCCCTTCAAGCACATGTGAGGATGCACGTTGGAGACAAACCCTATGAATGTGACCAGTGTGGCAAAGCCTTTAGCTTTCCTTCAGTCCTGCATGAACATGTTAGAATCCACACCGGCGAGAAACCGTATGTGTGTAAAGAGTGTGGGAAAGGATTTAAGATTTCCAGAGTACTGCGAGACCATGTGAAAACGCACAGTGGGGAGAAACCCTACGAATGTaaggagtgtgggaaagccttcagcctTTCGTATTGTCTTCGAAGCCATTTGATCACACACAGTGGGGTGAAAGCCTATAAATGTAAGGAGTGTGGAAAGGCCTTCAGTTTTCAGTCCACCCTTCGAAGACATGAAATAACACACTCTGGGGAGAAACCATATGCATGTGAGCAGTGCGGGAAAGCCTTCAGTAAACGCTGCAGCCTTAAGTCACATTTGCGGACACACACTGGcgagaagccctatgaatgtaaggtgtgtgggaaagccttcagtttttcatcttctcttaGAAGCCATGTGAGAATTCACAgcggggagaaaccctatgaatgtaaggagtGTGGAAAGGCCTTCACTGTTCTATCCACCCTTCGAATGCATGCGAGAacacacactggggagaaaccctatgaatgtgaGCAGTGCGGGAAAGCCTTCAGTCAGCGATGGAGCCTTAAATCACATTTCAGAAAACACACTGgcgagaaaccctatgaatgtgaGCAGTGTGGGaattccttcagttttctttccaacCTTCGAATGCATGTGAGAACACACAGttgggagaaaccctatgaatgtgagcagtgtgggaaagccttcagtcagCGATGCAGCCTTAAAACACATTCGAGAAtacacactggggagaaaccctatgaatgtcaGCAATGTGACAAAGCCTTCTGTGCGCCATCGTCCCTTTATAGACATGTGGGAAGGCACCGGAGGGAGACCCCTATGAATGTCAGCAATGTGGTCACGTTCTCAGCTTTCACTACTCCCTTAAAGAACATGTGA